From Paenibacillus graminis, a single genomic window includes:
- a CDS encoding response regulator transcription factor codes for MGRILIIDDEVALVLLLTDELQSKGHEVLAAYDGNEGVRLAASEPDLVILDIMMPGMNGFEVCRSIRDRVSCPIIFLSARQSEADRVRGLTLGGDDYVIKPFGLRELLARIEANLRREERSRQKPQQQSRLRFGKLELSLKERLVSVAGEPVALTRREYEITELLALHGGQVFSREHIYEKVWGYDAEGDASTVVEHVKKIRAKLAAADPSGDYISTVWGIGYKWTNP; via the coding sequence GTGGGCAGAATTCTGATCATCGACGATGAGGTGGCCTTGGTTCTGCTGCTCACCGATGAGCTGCAGTCCAAAGGGCATGAGGTGCTGGCCGCTTATGACGGCAACGAAGGGGTCAGGCTGGCGGCCAGCGAGCCTGATCTGGTGATCCTCGACATTATGATGCCGGGGATGAACGGTTTTGAGGTCTGCCGCAGCATCCGGGACCGGGTAAGCTGCCCGATTATCTTCCTGAGCGCCAGGCAGTCCGAAGCGGACCGTGTGCGCGGGCTGACACTGGGCGGCGATGATTATGTGATCAAGCCGTTTGGCCTCCGGGAGCTGCTGGCCCGGATCGAGGCCAACCTGCGGCGGGAGGAGCGGTCGCGGCAGAAGCCCCAGCAGCAGAGCCGGCTGCGGTTCGGCAAGCTGGAGCTAAGCCTTAAGGAACGGCTGGTCAGTGTGGCAGGAGAGCCGGTTGCGCTAACCCGGCGGGAATATGAGATCACCGAGCTGCTGGCGCTGCATGGCGGGCAGGTTTTTTCGCGCGAGCATATTTATGAGAAGGTGTGGGGTTATGATGCCGAAGGGGATGCCTCCACCGTGGTGGAGCATGTCAAGAAAATCCGCGCCAAGCTGGCTGCTGCCGATCCATCCGGGGATTATATCTCTACAGTGTGGGGAATCGGCTATAAATGGACAAATCCGTAA
- a CDS encoding sensor histidine kinase, whose product MNKRPLKTQFQLAFTYIILASVVATVITYAFAVLLFMRVENKLVYPANHYEKRLPAIESYILQQQTALLASSARTALEAAIPGEGITYQVVDRNADKLYGTLDTVHIQGRTELYKLLNTTSSVQGRYVRTVPIIDGEGAVKGAVLLSYALKPTYVNESGNWWLTVIFIGALVSPFLYIILFALLFSRVVSNNINKPLRLLMEAARKIKEKDLDFEIGYHSDNELGQLSSAFDEMKTELESSLSAQWRMEQERVEMVEALAHDLKAPLSIIRSYTEALMDSGEADDEKLRRYLGVIHENAGKSSELVRQMQYTSDMERTDTVLHAETFELAPFLERKIQAYRLEAGRKGIDIILRMEDAAGICLCTDAELLERILDNVVMNSLEYTPGGGSVSMSVALRGSRVLYEICDTGPGFSRRDLEKAVQKFYRGDDARASRDGHSGLGLYIAKQLAAKLGGSIRLRNTPEGGACVVVEHDRGGQ is encoded by the coding sequence ATGAACAAAAGACCGCTTAAAACCCAGTTTCAGCTGGCCTTCACCTATATTATCCTGGCCAGTGTAGTGGCGACGGTGATTACCTATGCATTTGCCGTGCTGCTCTTTATGCGGGTGGAGAACAAGCTGGTCTATCCCGCCAATCATTATGAGAAACGCCTGCCTGCCATCGAAAGCTACATTCTGCAGCAGCAGACGGCACTGCTTGCCTCTTCTGCCAGAACGGCGCTGGAAGCGGCGATACCGGGTGAGGGCATCACCTACCAGGTGGTGGACAGGAATGCAGATAAACTATATGGCACACTGGACACCGTACATATACAAGGACGAACGGAGCTGTACAAGCTGCTAAATACGACCTCCAGTGTTCAGGGGAGGTATGTGCGGACGGTGCCGATTATCGATGGGGAGGGTGCAGTCAAAGGGGCGGTACTGCTGTCCTATGCCCTGAAGCCTACCTATGTGAATGAATCCGGCAACTGGTGGCTGACAGTGATTTTTATCGGCGCACTGGTGTCACCCTTCCTTTATATCATCCTGTTCGCCCTGCTCTTCTCGCGGGTGGTGTCGAACAACATCAACAAGCCGCTGCGCCTGCTGATGGAGGCTGCCCGCAAGATTAAAGAGAAGGACCTTGACTTCGAAATCGGCTACCATTCGGACAATGAGCTGGGCCAGCTGAGCAGCGCTTTTGATGAAATGAAGACAGAACTGGAAAGCTCGCTCTCGGCACAGTGGCGGATGGAGCAGGAACGGGTAGAAATGGTCGAAGCGCTGGCGCATGATCTGAAGGCTCCGCTCTCCATTATCCGCAGCTACACCGAAGCGCTGATGGATTCAGGAGAGGCGGACGATGAAAAGCTGAGGCGCTATCTTGGCGTGATTCACGAGAATGCTGGTAAAAGCAGCGAGCTGGTGCGCCAGATGCAGTACACCTCGGATATGGAGCGGACGGATACCGTACTCCATGCGGAGACTTTTGAGCTGGCACCGTTTCTGGAACGCAAAATCCAGGCTTACAGGCTGGAGGCGGGCCGGAAAGGGATTGACATTATTCTGCGGATGGAAGACGCGGCGGGGATCTGCCTTTGCACCGATGCAGAGCTGCTGGAGCGTATTCTCGACAATGTGGTAATGAACAGCCTGGAATATACACCCGGCGGGGGTTCGGTTTCGATGTCCGTTGCCCTGCGCGGCAGCCGCGTCTTGTACGAAATCTGTGATACCGGCCCCGGCTTCAGCCGCAGGGATCTGGAAAAGGCTGTTCAGAAATTTTACCGGGGAGATGATGCCAGAGCCAGCAGGGACGGTCATTCCGGGCTTGGCCTGTATATTGCAAAACAGCTGGCTGCAAAGCTGGGCGGATCGATCCGGCTGCGCAACACACCGGAAGGCGGAGCCTGTGTGGTAGTGGAGCATGACCGCGGCGGGCAGTAG
- a CDS encoding MFS transporter, with translation MNKSAVRAWLMYDWANSAYATTVLAAVLPIFYSSVAASGLSENTAASYLAYTHAIGMALVALVSPLLGSISDLSGRKTSFLTAFALLGIVSTMGFALVGEGDWLLASALLVLSTLGFAGSLTFYDSMLPDLVPSGKREDVSAKGYALGYVGGGVLLAVNLLMIQQPQLLGMKDTLTGTRLSFVTVGMWWLIFSIPVIRRVPNLPRQAGGLTAGGYVRAAARRIGGSYRDIKRYPQLVRLIAAFWFYNDGINTIILMATIYGTTLGIGSSDLILALLITQFVGFPSTILLGKTAERLGAKRMLLVSLFIYVLIVILGFGMTQAIHFYILAVMVGLVQGGSQSISRSLLSDLMPLKRTGEFFGFVNITSKFSSIFGPFVFGLTQQLTGNPRLGILSLLLFFGLGIMIVLKLDVEKGKQDALQDGDPPVPPAPPHIPAHAAAEV, from the coding sequence ATGAATAAATCTGCGGTACGCGCTTGGCTCATGTATGATTGGGCGAATTCAGCCTATGCGACAACGGTATTGGCAGCAGTGCTGCCAATCTTCTACAGTTCGGTGGCGGCGAGCGGCCTAAGTGAAAATACGGCAGCTTCATATCTCGCGTATACTCACGCGATCGGGATGGCACTGGTCGCGCTGGTGTCGCCGCTGCTTGGCTCCATTTCCGACCTGTCGGGCCGGAAAACCAGCTTTCTGACGGCATTTGCACTGCTTGGCATCGTCTCAACGATGGGCTTCGCCCTGGTCGGAGAGGGGGACTGGCTGCTCGCTTCCGCACTGCTGGTACTATCTACGCTTGGATTTGCCGGCAGCTTAACCTTTTATGACTCGATGCTGCCAGACCTGGTGCCCTCCGGGAAAAGAGAGGATGTCTCCGCCAAAGGTTATGCCCTTGGTTATGTAGGCGGCGGGGTGCTGCTGGCGGTTAATCTGCTGATGATTCAACAGCCGCAGCTGCTGGGTATGAAGGATACGCTGACCGGAACACGGCTCTCGTTCGTAACCGTCGGAATGTGGTGGCTGATCTTCTCCATTCCGGTCATCCGCCGTGTGCCTAATCTCCCCCGGCAGGCTGGCGGCTTAACTGCCGGCGGGTATGTTCGGGCAGCGGCCCGAAGAATCGGCGGTTCCTATCGTGACATCAAGCGATATCCGCAGCTGGTCCGGCTGATCGCTGCTTTCTGGTTCTACAATGATGGGATTAACACGATTATTTTAATGGCTACGATTTATGGAACGACGCTGGGGATCGGCTCGAGCGATCTGATTCTGGCGCTGCTGATTACACAGTTTGTCGGTTTTCCAAGCACGATCCTGCTCGGCAAAACTGCGGAACGCCTCGGTGCCAAACGGATGCTGCTGGTCTCGCTGTTCATCTATGTGCTGATTGTAATCCTCGGCTTCGGCATGACCCAAGCTATTCATTTTTATATCCTGGCGGTTATGGTGGGCCTGGTTCAGGGGGGAAGCCAGTCCATTTCCCGTTCCCTGCTTAGTGATCTGATGCCGCTGAAGCGCACCGGTGAGTTTTTTGGCTTTGTGAACATCACCAGCAAATTCTCTTCGATCTTTGGCCCGTTTGTCTTCGGGCTGACCCAGCAGCTCACCGGGAATCCAAGACTTGGCATTCTCTCCCTGCTGCTGTTCTTCGGGCTGGGGATTATGATAGTGCTGAAGCTCGATGTGGAGAAGGGGAAGCAGGACGCACTGCAGGATGGAGATCCGCCAGTTCCGCCGGCTCCGCCGCATATTCCGGCACATGCGGCAGCAGAGGTATAA
- a CDS encoding zinc dependent phospholipase C family protein: MPNIWMHLEYGQQLADEFSRDFPFLAERKKRPELYHLGCQGPDFLLYHSFLPWKKDTRAIRLGDLMHTENCGPVLIDFWQRALSLPSGELEEAQQYFLGFLTHHLLDRNLHPYINWKAGYKHRNHQRFEIVLDTLFMKRLKQLDTWRHAAWKKINVGSRLPFPIHTILRETASDWYPESRRLPSEIWHEAYLDMILAHKWLYDPKGWKKSLLRGKARRLFSQQLSPAEEKLDYLNEKHGEWRHSALYSEVRTESVWDLWEEALAEGRTVLRALASWLNSTVPAEAARALERFKQVLGDRSYDTGKECSSKLRNLYAEPIWEAGIIS; the protein is encoded by the coding sequence ATGCCGAACATTTGGATGCATCTGGAGTATGGGCAGCAGCTGGCGGACGAATTCAGCCGTGATTTCCCTTTTCTGGCGGAGAGGAAAAAACGTCCTGAGCTGTACCACCTGGGCTGTCAGGGGCCGGATTTCCTGCTGTACCACAGCTTTCTTCCCTGGAAAAAGGATACCCGGGCCATCCGCCTCGGTGACCTTATGCACACAGAGAACTGCGGACCTGTACTGATTGATTTCTGGCAGCGGGCTTTGTCCCTTCCCTCCGGTGAGCTGGAGGAGGCGCAGCAATATTTCCTGGGTTTCCTTACCCACCATTTGCTGGACCGCAACCTTCATCCCTATATCAATTGGAAAGCAGGCTACAAGCACCGCAATCACCAGCGTTTTGAGATTGTCCTTGACACGCTGTTCATGAAGCGCCTGAAACAGCTGGATACCTGGCGGCATGCGGCCTGGAAAAAAATCAACGTGGGTTCCCGCCTGCCCTTTCCGATCCACACTATTCTCCGCGAAACAGCGTCAGACTGGTATCCCGAGTCCCGCCGCCTCCCGTCTGAAATCTGGCATGAGGCCTACCTCGACATGATTTTAGCGCATAAATGGCTATACGATCCCAAGGGTTGGAAGAAATCGCTGCTCAGGGGTAAGGCCCGCCGCCTGTTTTCACAACAGCTGTCCCCTGCGGAAGAGAAGCTCGATTACCTGAACGAAAAACACGGCGAGTGGCGGCATTCGGCGCTCTACTCCGAGGTGCGGACGGAAAGTGTCTGGGACCTGTGGGAGGAGGCGCTTGCGGAAGGACGGACAGTGCTGCGTGCTCTGGCTTCGTGGCTGAACAGCACAGTGCCGGCAGAAGCCGCCCGCGCGCTGGAGCGTTTCAAGCAGGTGCTGGGGGACCGTTCCTACGATACAGGCAAAGAATGCAGCAGCAAGCTTAGGAATCTGTATGCCGAGCCGATTTGGGAGGCAGGCATTATCTCTTGA
- a CDS encoding VOC family protein, which translates to MGFKAGQLFVNLPVNDLQASINFFTALGFEFNLQYTDENATCLIINDNTFAMLLTKEFFKTFVSKEITDTSSHTEVIMAFSASSRAEVDELVHKALAAGGTKYNDPVDHGFMYSWSFQDIDGHLWETMYMEEGTAENA; encoded by the coding sequence ATGGGATTCAAAGCAGGCCAGCTTTTTGTCAATTTGCCGGTAAATGATCTGCAGGCTTCGATTAACTTTTTTACGGCACTTGGTTTCGAATTCAATCTGCAGTATACCGATGAGAACGCCACATGTTTGATCATCAACGACAACACGTTTGCCATGCTGCTGACCAAAGAGTTCTTCAAAACGTTTGTCTCCAAGGAAATTACCGACACCTCCAGCCACACTGAGGTCATTATGGCCTTCTCCGCATCCAGCAGGGCAGAGGTGGACGAGCTGGTACACAAGGCGCTGGCTGCAGGCGGCACGAAATATAATGATCCGGTCGACCACGGATTCATGTACAGCTGGAGCTTCCAGGACATCGACGGGCATCTGTGGGAAACTATGTATATGGAAGAAGGCACGGCAGAGAACGCGTAA
- a CDS encoding AraC family transcriptional regulator: MKKGRMFYKIFIPILILGIGLVISFGGYIYLTTIHSVIDRVADSKKSLITQIKNTLEQKIKTIEYAFNTYSTTNSFSEVIKNPITERDFEAYRDINSQLNYIASMGMDGVEYSLISLVKDWQISNGRLSYLTEDGKKKLSESYIGNQSNSLFWIKTDTGIRFVNTLPVFSQTKQAIALSDISLQSLQHTLQTEENTPVYLLNRQGDLLYESDSAPSLTGAQLSRITETAGNMSQTGSVVLDKEKHQEVTAIYAKSSYNNWIYVTLLNKQEIADALKTTRFGLFMMVLVITLLIVVVAYVIAVYFNKPIQKIQRRLSGSTQPALKDEIDWIISSIDDILMEKESLEDLLESELPQLETQFILNLFRSRITAEELDHNMSRFGYSLTQGTVYATMLIQLDNYGERQASDKDLLLVAVNRLVEELVPDSRRMTPILLNDRTQATILIFEEGSGPGSRKQVLEDAKRIVITVRDILKLSVSVGISDFYADLTFSKEACEMSKQALHHRLNLGKESIIFYEDISRVISGPVLLHYPAELESQLFDAIRLGDEEQVSRALYPLLGEMMKHSKNPLNFEVMLIRFVNNLIQLEQLIGVEVLLTEDNYALYHRLLDIRNPEEIERILVKEVIQPMVAAMKEKTTRQFRGLSDQIANIVRTEYDQDLSLELIGERLHYSPNYLSSIFKKEFGLTFSEYVMGYRLQMAKKWLVETEMTIKEIAERLQYHNPQNFIRSFRKKEHVTPGAYRALRQDK, translated from the coding sequence ATGAAAAAAGGCAGAATGTTCTACAAGATCTTTATCCCCATTCTGATTCTCGGCATTGGTCTGGTCATCAGCTTTGGCGGTTATATTTACTTAACGACCATCCATTCGGTCATTGACAGGGTCGCGGACAGCAAAAAGAGTCTGATCACCCAGATCAAAAACACGCTGGAGCAAAAAATAAAAACGATTGAATATGCTTTCAATACTTACAGCACCACCAATTCTTTCAGTGAGGTCATCAAAAATCCGATCACGGAGCGGGATTTTGAGGCCTATCGCGATATTAATTCCCAACTTAACTATATTGCCTCCATGGGAATGGACGGCGTTGAATATTCGCTGATCAGTCTGGTGAAGGACTGGCAGATTTCCAATGGCCGGCTGTCTTATTTGACGGAGGATGGCAAAAAAAAGCTGTCTGAGAGCTACATCGGCAACCAGAGCAACTCCCTGTTCTGGATCAAGACGGATACCGGCATCCGTTTCGTCAATACGCTGCCCGTCTTCTCACAGACGAAGCAGGCCATCGCTTTATCGGATATTTCGCTGCAGTCGCTGCAGCACACCCTGCAGACCGAAGAGAACACACCCGTATATCTGCTGAACCGGCAGGGGGATCTGCTCTATGAATCGGACTCCGCCCCCAGCTTGACCGGAGCCCAGCTGAGCCGCATTACGGAGACCGCCGGTAACATGAGCCAGACGGGAAGTGTGGTGCTGGATAAGGAGAAACATCAGGAGGTTACGGCGATCTACGCCAAATCTTCTTATAATAACTGGATCTATGTTACGCTTCTCAACAAGCAGGAAATAGCGGATGCCCTCAAGACCACCCGCTTCGGCTTGTTTATGATGGTTCTGGTCATTACGCTCCTGATTGTGGTCGTAGCCTACGTAATCGCAGTTTATTTCAACAAGCCGATCCAGAAGATCCAGCGGCGGCTGTCGGGCAGTACCCAGCCGGCGCTGAAGGATGAGATCGACTGGATCATCAGCTCCATCGACGACATCCTCATGGAGAAGGAAAGTCTGGAGGATTTGCTGGAATCGGAGCTGCCGCAGCTGGAAACCCAATTCATTCTTAATCTGTTCCGCAGCCGGATTACGGCGGAGGAGCTGGATCATAATATGTCCCGCTTCGGATATTCCCTTACCCAAGGCACGGTGTATGCAACGATGCTGATTCAGCTCGACAATTACGGGGAACGGCAGGCCAGCGACAAGGATCTGCTGCTTGTTGCCGTGAACAGGCTGGTGGAAGAGCTGGTTCCGGATTCGCGGCGGATGACCCCGATTCTGTTGAATGACCGGACGCAGGCCACGATTCTGATCTTTGAGGAAGGCAGCGGGCCCGGAAGCCGCAAGCAGGTGCTGGAGGATGCGAAGCGGATCGTCATCACAGTCAGGGATATCCTGAAGCTGTCGGTCAGTGTCGGAATCAGCGATTTCTACGCAGACCTTACCTTCAGCAAAGAGGCTTGTGAGATGAGCAAGCAGGCGCTGCATCACCGGCTGAATCTGGGCAAGGAATCTATTATTTTCTATGAGGATATTTCCAGAGTGATCTCGGGGCCGGTGCTGCTGCATTATCCGGCAGAGCTGGAGTCGCAGCTGTTCGATGCCATCCGGCTCGGGGATGAAGAGCAGGTGTCGCGTGCGCTCTACCCGCTGCTAGGCGAAATGATGAAGCACAGCAAGAATCCGCTCAATTTCGAAGTAATGCTGATCCGCTTCGTGAACAATCTGATCCAACTGGAGCAGCTGATCGGCGTGGAGGTATTGTTGACTGAGGATAATTACGCCCTGTATCACCGCCTGCTGGATATCCGCAACCCGGAGGAAATTGAGCGGATCCTTGTAAAGGAAGTCATTCAGCCGATGGTTGCTGCGATGAAGGAGAAGACCACCCGCCAGTTCCGCGGCCTGTCCGACCAGATTGCGAACATCGTACGCACTGAATATGATCAGGATCTGTCACTGGAGCTGATCGGTGAGCGCCTGCATTACAGCCCGAACTACTTAAGCAGTATCTTCAAGAAGGAATTCGGCCTGACCTTCAGTGAATATGTAATGGGCTATCGGCTGCAAATGGCAAAAAAATGGCTGGTGGAGACCGAGATGACGATCAAGGAAATTGCAGAGCGTCTCCAGTACCACAACCCGCAGAACTTTATCCGCTCTTTCCGCAAAAAGGAGCATGTCACACCGGGTGCTTACCGGGCCTTGAGGCAGGATAAGTGA
- a CDS encoding carbohydrate ABC transporter permease, whose translation MAQSSLKKETMGSKLFTIVNTTLLAFIALICLLPFVNVFASSFASTQEVVEKKFILFPTTFSLDAYRYILSTPTIFRGLGISIGVTLAGTVVSMILTALMAYGLSRKYLAGRDIINFIVVFSMLFSGGMIPTFLVVKAFGLIDSYWSLVFPVAINAFNLIIMRNFFQALPEGLEESAKIDGSNDFGVFLKIMLPLALPSIATLSLFYGVAYWNTYMTAILYITDSTKWPIQVLLRQIVIVSSGMQAEGTSVDVIPPAQTIKMAVIVVATVPMLIAYPFVQKHFTKGALLGAVKG comes from the coding sequence ATGGCACAATCTTCATTAAAAAAAGAAACTATGGGCAGCAAACTGTTCACCATAGTCAACACCACCCTGCTGGCATTCATTGCCCTCATCTGTCTTTTACCTTTTGTCAACGTGTTTGCCAGCTCCTTTGCCTCAACCCAGGAAGTGGTGGAGAAAAAATTCATCCTGTTCCCGACCACCTTCTCTCTGGATGCCTACCGTTATATCCTGTCTACCCCCACCATCTTTAGGGGCCTCGGCATATCTATCGGCGTCACCCTTGCCGGTACTGTAGTAAGCATGATCCTAACCGCCCTGATGGCCTACGGACTATCCCGAAAGTATCTGGCAGGCCGCGATATCATCAATTTTATCGTCGTATTCTCCATGCTGTTCAGCGGGGGAATGATTCCTACATTTTTAGTGGTCAAAGCCTTCGGACTGATCGACTCTTACTGGTCTCTGGTCTTCCCGGTCGCCATCAACGCCTTCAACCTGATCATCATGCGCAACTTCTTCCAGGCACTTCCAGAGGGATTAGAGGAATCGGCCAAAATTGACGGGTCCAACGACTTTGGCGTCTTCCTCAAAATCATGCTGCCCCTGGCACTGCCTTCCATCGCTACCTTGTCCCTGTTCTACGGCGTAGCTTACTGGAACACTTATATGACCGCTATCCTGTACATTACGGATTCCACAAAATGGCCAATCCAAGTGCTGCTGCGCCAGATCGTCATCGTCTCCAGCGGAATGCAGGCCGAAGGTACGTCAGTCGATGTCATTCCGCCCGCTCAGACGATCAAGATGGCTGTTATTGTCGTCGCTACTGTACCGATGCTGATCGCTTATCCGTTTGTGCAAAAGCATTTCACTAAAGGTGCTCTCCTGGGGGCCGTAAAGGGCTGA
- a CDS encoding ABC transporter permease, with the protein MKRKVTPERKKRTGHSLLGLKRNKLLYLMILPGFLYFVIFKYLPMGGLIIAFQDYQPFLGITGSPWVGLKHFIRLFTEPTFFMLLKNTLILFALNIVIFFPLPIILALMLNEVRHKMFKNVVQTIIYIPHFLSWVIIVSITYVFMNVDGGVLNEIIAAMGGHKISFLTSPEWLRTVYIGQIIWKELGWSTIIYLAAITVVDTQLYEAAEMDGAARLRKTWHVTLPAIRPVIITLLILKIGHTLDLGFEHMYLLINSLNREVGEIFDTYIYTAGLKNGQLSFSTTVGLFKGVVGLILVMLSNKLAKKIGEDGVY; encoded by the coding sequence ATGAAGAGGAAAGTGACACCGGAAAGGAAAAAGCGGACGGGACACAGCCTGCTGGGTCTAAAAAGAAACAAGTTATTGTATTTAATGATACTTCCGGGATTTTTGTATTTTGTTATTTTTAAGTACCTGCCTATGGGCGGGCTGATTATCGCTTTTCAGGATTACCAGCCTTTCCTCGGGATCACGGGCAGTCCCTGGGTCGGACTCAAGCATTTCATAAGGCTGTTTACAGAGCCCACCTTCTTTATGCTGCTGAAGAATACGCTGATCCTGTTTGCGCTGAATATCGTGATTTTTTTTCCGCTGCCGATTATTCTGGCGCTGATGCTTAATGAAGTCAGGCATAAGATGTTCAAAAATGTGGTCCAAACGATCATCTATATTCCCCACTTTCTCTCATGGGTCATCATTGTTTCCATTACTTATGTATTCATGAATGTGGACGGCGGGGTATTGAATGAGATCATTGCCGCCATGGGCGGACACAAAATCAGCTTCCTGACCTCTCCCGAATGGCTGCGCACCGTTTATATCGGCCAGATTATCTGGAAAGAGCTGGGCTGGTCCACGATTATTTATCTCGCGGCTATTACCGTCGTAGATACACAGCTGTACGAGGCTGCGGAAATGGACGGAGCGGCACGGCTGCGCAAAACCTGGCATGTCACCCTGCCGGCGATCCGTCCGGTTATCATTACTCTGCTGATTCTGAAAATCGGACATACCCTGGATCTGGGCTTCGAGCATATGTACCTGCTGATCAACTCCCTGAACCGGGAGGTCGGGGAAATTTTCGATACCTATATTTATACTGCCGGGCTCAAGAACGGCCAGCTCAGTTTCAGTACGACAGTTGGTTTGTTCAAAGGGGTCGTGGGTCTGATCCTCGTTATGCTGTCGAACAAACTGGCGAAAAAAATCGGGGAAGACGGTGTCTATTAG
- a CDS encoding extracellular solute-binding protein, whose translation MNRNYKKLAALMLCSGLLLTACGGNANNSKGGSENAAASAGANGGTQAKTKISWLNVLHTASPPTDTVLNKIEEFTNADIEFSWIPDASKEERINTSLASDSLADIVTLTILDNSSVRNALKSGMFWEVSPYLDEFPNLAAISQDTRTSASIEGKLYGVPFQKSKARNGVIIRKDWLDKLGLAVPKTTAELKEVAKAFTEKDPDGNGKKDTTGFMDRSDLVYGAFKTLGSYFGTPNNWAVDDAGVMTPEFATEGYIQTMDYMKALYDGGYINQDFAVTAKNDQQQNFAQGKAGIYVGALFDSKNLLNLAKGIQDGMELVMVNDITSTGKPEDRAIWSSSNGIGGLLSFPKSEVKDETELKRLLKFVNDLMSDEVYALMTYGIEGVHYTADANLAVTIKDTDLWQQEVQPFAASRPNETGYKIHDADPLKVEAERLIQENAEYGVLNPAFSLESETNTAQGSELQKIITDATYKYILGKMGLDEFKGEIDQWKKSGGSKIISEYEAAYKAVNP comes from the coding sequence ATGAATCGCAATTACAAGAAACTGGCTGCTCTAATGCTGTGCAGCGGTCTGCTGCTTACCGCTTGCGGCGGAAACGCCAACAACAGCAAGGGCGGGTCAGAAAATGCGGCAGCCAGCGCCGGAGCAAATGGAGGAACGCAGGCCAAAACGAAGATTTCCTGGCTCAACGTTCTGCATACCGCTTCACCGCCAACCGATACCGTGCTGAACAAAATTGAAGAATTCACCAACGCTGACATCGAGTTTTCCTGGATTCCCGATGCCTCTAAGGAAGAGCGGATCAACACCTCGCTGGCCTCCGATTCTCTTGCAGATATCGTAACGCTGACGATTCTAGACAACTCTTCGGTCCGCAACGCATTGAAATCGGGCATGTTCTGGGAGGTGAGCCCTTATCTCGACGAATTCCCGAACCTGGCAGCGATTTCCCAGGATACCCGCACCTCAGCCTCCATTGAAGGCAAGCTGTATGGTGTGCCGTTCCAGAAGTCCAAAGCCAGAAACGGAGTCATTATCCGCAAGGACTGGCTGGATAAGCTGGGGCTTGCTGTTCCCAAAACAACCGCCGAACTGAAGGAAGTTGCGAAAGCGTTTACTGAAAAGGACCCGGACGGCAACGGCAAAAAGGATACTACCGGATTCATGGACCGCAGCGATCTGGTGTACGGGGCGTTCAAAACGCTCGGCTCCTATTTCGGAACCCCGAACAACTGGGCGGTGGACGATGCCGGTGTAATGACGCCCGAATTTGCAACGGAGGGCTACATCCAGACAATGGACTATATGAAAGCCTTGTATGACGGCGGCTACATTAACCAGGACTTTGCAGTAACGGCTAAGAACGATCAGCAACAGAATTTCGCGCAGGGAAAAGCCGGCATTTATGTAGGTGCGCTGTTTGACAGCAAAAACCTGCTGAACTTGGCCAAAGGCATCCAGGACGGCATGGAGCTGGTGATGGTCAATGACATTACTTCCACCGGCAAGCCTGAAGACCGGGCCATCTGGTCATCGAGTAATGGCATCGGCGGCCTGCTGTCCTTCCCTAAATCAGAGGTCAAAGATGAGACCGAACTGAAGCGGCTCCTGAAATTTGTCAACGACCTGATGAGTGATGAAGTGTACGCTCTGATGACATATGGTATCGAAGGCGTGCATTATACAGCAGATGCGAACCTAGCGGTAACCATCAAGGATACCGATCTGTGGCAGCAGGAGGTACAGCCGTTTGCAGCTTCCCGCCCGAATGAGACCGGGTACAAGATTCATGATGCTGATCCGCTGAAGGTGGAGGCCGAACGGCTGATCCAGGAGAATGCGGAATACGGGGTACTGAACCCGGCCTTTTCGCTTGAATCCGAAACCAATACTGCACAGGGCTCTGAACTGCAAAAGATTATTACTGACGCAACCTATAAATACATTCTCGGCAAAATGGGTCTGGATGAATTCAAAGGCGAAATTGATCAATGGAAGAAATCCGGCGGCAGCAAGATCATTTCCGAATACGAGGCTGCCTACAAAGCGGTAAATCCGTAG